The Candidatus Eisenbacteria bacterium region TTAGCAGTCCCGCTGATGAGGACGCATCTTGGGATGAACTATAGCCGACAAGTTCGGCGTCAAGACAGTTGCCGAGTTTAGCCAGACAATCTTCGACATTCAGAGTACCTGAGGATGAAAGCACTTGCATTAGGTCATAAATTGTATCTGATTTTGATACGATTGGTCTATGACCATATTGCGATTCGAAAGCCAGGAGCCCTTTCAAAATGCATCCCTTAAAGCCCCGTCGGACCGCCTCAAGGTGATCATTTTCGAATTGCTGTAGCTTTTTGCTGGAAATGACCCGGGAAAAATAGGGTTTGAGTTGTCTAATAAGGCAAACAGCTTGGGCATCGATAGACCGCTGTTCGCTGAGGCTCTCAATAGCGGCATATACTCTCCCAAGGGCCGTATCCGCGCCCGGGCTGGCGGAGGCTGCTAATTCTATCACAAAAGGTTCGACAACAGAAGCAAATGATTCTGCCTCTACATCCGATGGATAGGGCCAAACAACCCAACGATTGTAAAGCAGAACGAATCTTAGATCATACATGGTCGGGAATCTCTCCTTTGTCAACTGCTCAAGAGATTTAAGGCGTTGATGAAACTTAGTCGCATCTAGATACTCGGCAAGGTGCGACCATCGGACCGCCACGCAAATAAGAGCACTGTACTCTGACGTTAAGATTTTAAATTCAGTGTAGTCTGTTTCAGATTCAATTTCATGTATTACGAGGTCATGATACCAATCTAGTTTCTCAGAGACTTTGGAGGCCCGCTGAGGTGACTTTGGAGTCTCTCTGGCAATCTCCAGAATATCTTTTTGAGCGTCATTCAATTCCTCATATGGCACCTGCGAGGAGACAGCGGGAGGCGAAATGAAGGTCATTACAAATATGCACACTATTAATGCTCGGAAACTTGGGACCAGCAGTCGACTCGTTCGTTTTCATCAAACGCGACAACTCCATTCAAGCACAGAGCCGTCATTCAGATCTTCGCGTCAATGACACTGAACATCAACAATGGGAGGGCACGATGAACGAATCCATCAAGGTCCAGCCTCACCACCTCGAGCGCGATGCATACCTATACATCCGCCAATCGTCGATGCGACAGGTCGTCGAGAACATTGAGAGCACTAAGCGTCAGTATGCTCTTCGAACACGCGCGACAGCACTCGGTTGGCACGACGAACGTATTGTCGTGATCGATTCTGATCAGGGCGAGTCCGGTGCCTCGGCGGCTTGGAGGGAAGGGTTTCAACGCTTGGTCACAGACGTGGGCATGGGCCGCGCTGGTATCGTCATGGGACTCGAGGTATCCCGTCTAGCGAGGAACAATGCCGACTGGCACCGGTTGTTGGAAATCTGTGCGCTCGCTGACACGCTGATCCTTGACGAGGATGGTGTGTACGATCCATCGAATTTCAACGATCGCTTGCTACTCGGTCTAAAAGGGACAATGAGCGAAGCAGAGCTTCACGTCCTGAAATCGAGACTGCGCGGAGGAATCCTCAATAAAGTGCGTCGTGGCGAGTATCGGTGCGTGCTCCCTACCGGGTTCATATATAACGAAACCGGCGATGTTGCCCTTGACCCCGACGCACAAGTCCGGGAGTCTATTGCGTATTTCTTCGAGACATTCTCCCGGGTCGGTTCCGCGCACCAAACGGTAAAGGCGTTTCGGAGTGAGGGGATTCGTTTCCCTTCTCGTCTTCGGAAACATGGCGACACGAAAGTGATCTTCCAACCACTCACCGCATCGACAGCGATGCGCACACTGCACAACCCGCGATATGCCGGCGTCTACGCGTATGGGCGACGGCGTTATCAGCGAACCGCTGATGGCAAGAAGGTTCTGCGAGAACGAGATTGCACCGACTGGCTCGCTTGCATCCCGGACGCTCATCCGGGCTACATTACCTGGGATCAATACCAGGAGAATCTTAAAATCCTCGAAACCAATGGTCGAGGATATGAATTGGCGCGGAAGTCTCCTCCCCGCGAGGGCGCGGCACTCCTGCAGGGTCGCGCGGTATGTGGGCGGTGTGGCAGGCATTTCCGCGTGAGATACGTCTCGCGGCGCGGCGGGACGGAATCATGGTACGTTTGTGACCGTGCGCGCGGTACTCGCGCCGAGCCCAACTGTCAGTCGATCGCCGGACGCCCTATTGACGAAGCCGTCGGGACGCTGGTTGCCGAAAAGATGACCCCCGCGGCCGTCGAGTTAGCGCTGGAGATCCGAAGGGAGATCGAGGACCGGCAGCAGGAGGCAGACCGGCTACATTGCCGAGCGATCGAGAGGGCTCAAATCGAAGCAGATCTGGCGCAACGCAGGTTCATGATGATTGACCCGAATAATCGCCTGGTCGCCGACACACTTGAGGCAGACTGGAACGACAAACTGCGCGCCTTGGCTAAGG contains the following coding sequences:
- a CDS encoding recombinase family protein; translated protein: MNESIKVQPHHLERDAYLYIRQSSMRQVVENIESTKRQYALRTRATALGWHDERIVVIDSDQGESGASAAWREGFQRLVTDVGMGRAGIVMGLEVSRLARNNADWHRLLEICALADTLILDEDGVYDPSNFNDRLLLGLKGTMSEAELHVLKSRLRGGILNKVRRGEYRCVLPTGFIYNETGDVALDPDAQVRESIAYFFETFSRVGSAHQTVKAFRSEGIRFPSRLRKHGDTKVIFQPLTASTAMRTLHNPRYAGVYAYGRRRYQRTADGKKVLRERDCTDWLACIPDAHPGYITWDQYQENLKILETNGRGYELARKSPPREGAALLQGRAVCGRCGRHFRVRYVSRRGGTESWYVCDRARGTRAEPNCQSIAGRPIDEAVGTLVAEKMTPAAVELALEIRREIEDRQQEADRLHCRAIERAQIEADLAQRRFMMIDPNNRLVADTLEADWNDKLRALAKAREERECGRHKDKVKLDDVIRERFIAMTTDFKRLWTDTATPNRERKRMLAHIIEDVTLIKCQGEGTTKIHVRFTGGKTETLTTQNPKSSAQQVKTPPEIVAHVDQLLDDHVYSEIADLLNKRDFHPGGSTRPGRENDRFTGNRVAYLVHRYGLRSRYDRLRDRGMLTKKEMADRLTIHEHTLVQWAKHGIVIRHPYNGHAYLYEDPGPNAPTKHCSRWDTLIDRAPVIQTKKREEFQLARIESKEV